One Paenibacillus sp. FSL H7-0737 DNA segment encodes these proteins:
- a CDS encoding ATP-binding protein has translation MISQYQESLLLPGRTYQSGPVDTTYEDVLENIDSGIMLFDEEGVISFVNKQMYGMLELTRHSLVGCTISHLLSNVRLSRFKKKQVLQSYREMVYKGKSNYEFLDEYGRYWKVTLCCGEQMKGCYLFTVKEISDYKLIEQTAYQNDSLAMLGKLSASIAHEIRNPLTAIRGFIQLLHPHLQQLGKQEYGKIILAEIDRANDIIHEFLTSSKPSVPQVGMIPVSALLKEVVLLTESEALMKGCQINLHPFQEGDMMISGDVKQMKQVVLNLIRNAMEAVTDRADGLMGIIEVGAHREGSEVRMFISDNGKGMDIRTLDRLFSPFFTTKENGTGLGLSVSDRIIKNHGGCISVSSRVNEGTHFVISLPLIH, from the coding sequence GTGATTAGCCAATATCAAGAAAGTCTTCTATTACCGGGAAGAACCTATCAGTCAGGGCCTGTGGATACTACATACGAGGATGTACTAGAGAATATTGACAGCGGAATCATGCTTTTTGATGAAGAGGGAGTTATAAGTTTTGTAAATAAGCAAATGTACGGGATGCTAGAATTAACCCGTCACTCCCTTGTCGGCTGTACAATATCACACTTATTATCTAACGTTAGACTAAGCCGCTTTAAGAAAAAGCAAGTACTGCAAAGCTATAGAGAGATGGTATACAAAGGAAAATCAAATTATGAATTTTTAGACGAGTATGGCCGTTACTGGAAGGTTACATTATGCTGTGGAGAGCAAATGAAGGGTTGTTATTTGTTTACAGTTAAAGAAATCTCCGATTATAAGTTGATTGAGCAAACGGCTTACCAGAACGATAGTTTGGCTATGCTAGGTAAATTATCTGCATCTATTGCACATGAAATCCGGAATCCATTAACTGCAATTCGTGGATTTATTCAATTGCTTCACCCGCATCTACAGCAGCTTGGGAAGCAGGAATACGGCAAGATAATCTTGGCGGAGATCGATCGTGCGAACGATATCATTCATGAATTCCTTACTTCCTCCAAGCCGTCAGTTCCTCAAGTGGGGATGATTCCTGTGTCAGCTTTACTCAAGGAAGTAGTGCTGCTTACAGAGAGCGAAGCCCTGATGAAAGGTTGCCAGATCAATCTACATCCTTTTCAGGAGGGAGATATGATGATTTCTGGAGATGTAAAACAAATGAAACAGGTAGTCCTTAACCTGATTAGAAACGCTATGGAGGCCGTTACGGATAGAGCAGATGGTCTAATGGGTATAATAGAGGTTGGAGCCCACAGAGAGGGTTCTGAGGTCCGTATGTTCATCTCTGATAACGGAAAGGGAATGGATATCCGTACACTGGACAGGTTATTTAGTCCATTTTTTACAACTAAGGAGAATGGGACAGGGCTAGGGCTTTCCGTGAGTGACAGAATCATCAAAAATCATGGCGGATGCATTTCTGTCAGTAGTAGAGTTAATGAAGGTACTCATTTTGTAATCTCATTGCCATTAATTCATTAA